A window of the Egibacter rhizosphaerae genome harbors these coding sequences:
- a CDS encoding DeoR/GlpR family DNA-binding transcription regulator: MGDEEPVSAAARRELIREFVNQRSFTHVTELVEHFGVSAVTVRADLELLAQRGQLRRVRGGALPRAASGPEQPFERTADVAAGEKAAIARVAADLVEDGQTVLCDVGTTTTAFARALAERDDLRDVTVVTNGLSVARELEAAIPRIAVVVTGGTLRSLQHSLVNPWALKLLGELTADAVFLGCNGVDPEAGITNANLPESEVKEAMLTRARLRVVLADASKLGRVSVARLCGVRDVDLLLTDAGAEPDVVTALEDTGLEVRRAEVAEERAVAPLVPAG; the protein is encoded by the coding sequence GTGGGTGACGAGGAGCCGGTGTCGGCGGCTGCGCGGCGCGAGCTCATCCGTGAGTTCGTGAACCAGCGTTCGTTCACCCACGTGACCGAGCTCGTGGAGCACTTCGGGGTGTCCGCCGTGACGGTCCGCGCCGACCTCGAGCTCCTCGCCCAGCGGGGGCAGCTGAGGCGGGTCAGGGGCGGCGCGCTGCCGCGGGCGGCGAGCGGCCCCGAGCAACCGTTCGAGCGCACGGCCGACGTCGCAGCCGGCGAGAAGGCGGCGATCGCCCGCGTCGCTGCCGATCTGGTGGAGGACGGGCAGACGGTGCTCTGCGACGTCGGCACGACGACGACCGCGTTCGCCCGCGCCCTCGCGGAGCGCGACGACCTGCGGGACGTCACCGTCGTCACCAACGGCCTGAGCGTCGCGCGCGAGCTCGAAGCGGCGATTCCGCGCATCGCGGTGGTCGTGACCGGGGGAACGCTGCGGTCCCTGCAGCACAGCCTCGTGAATCCATGGGCCCTCAAGCTGCTCGGGGAGCTCACCGCGGACGCCGTCTTCCTCGGCTGCAACGGGGTGGACCCCGAGGCGGGCATCACGAACGCGAACCTGCCCGAATCCGAGGTGAAGGAGGCCATGCTCACGCGCGCGAGGCTGCGCGTTGTCCTGGCGGACGCAAGCAAGCTCGGCCGCGTGTCGGTCGCGCGACTCTGCGGCGTCCGGGACGTCGACCTGTTGCTCACCGATGCGGGGGCGGAACCCGACGTGGTGACCGCGCTCGAGGACACGGGGCTCGAGGTGCGCCGGGCCGAGGTCGCCGAGGAACGCGCGGTCGCCCCGCTCGTGCCCGCTGGATAG
- a CDS encoding ABC transporter substrate-binding protein produces the protein MRYLRFALLIGLVAVLIAACGEADDDPIADLEDEDDVAEDPDDDPDDPEDPDDPDDDEDDAAPDDVDPEDPDTIPEDAVEIFSWWTGAGEEAGLLALIEMFEEQHPEYEVVNSAVAGGAGVDAQAVLTSRMQAGDPPSTFQIHAGRALLDQWVEVDAMQPLNFLYDEEGWWDVFPDTLLEMTTDEDGNIYSVPVNVHRSNVMWTNPEVFEEAGVEVPTDFDEFFSAAEAIEEAGYTPLALGDNETWTLLHTWETVLLATAGPDMYNDLFAGDADWTSDEVVESFEVLGEMFEYVNDDHAARNWQEASQLLAEGDAAMNIMGDWAGGYFWVDLELELEDEFGWAPTPGTDGNFITVVDTFGLPEDAPNEEGVVDWLRILGSQEGQDTFNPLKGSIPARLDADEGEYNAYGQDTMDDFQSDELVPSVAHNSAAPPDFTDDALGVLEVFMSERDPEVAVQDLEAAAESFLR, from the coding sequence ATGCGCTACCTGAGGTTCGCCCTACTGATCGGCCTCGTGGCGGTCCTGATCGCCGCGTGCGGCGAGGCCGACGACGACCCGATCGCCGATCTCGAGGACGAGGACGACGTCGCCGAGGATCCCGACGACGACCCCGACGACCCGGAGGACCCCGACGACCCGGACGACGACGAGGACGACGCCGCGCCCGACGACGTCGATCCCGAGGACCCGGACACGATCCCGGAGGACGCGGTCGAGATCTTCAGCTGGTGGACCGGTGCCGGCGAGGAGGCCGGGCTGCTCGCGCTCATCGAGATGTTCGAGGAGCAGCACCCCGAGTACGAGGTCGTGAACTCGGCCGTGGCCGGCGGTGCCGGCGTCGACGCGCAGGCGGTGCTCACGAGCCGGATGCAGGCTGGCGACCCGCCGAGCACCTTCCAGATCCACGCCGGTCGCGCCTTGCTCGACCAGTGGGTCGAGGTCGACGCGATGCAGCCGCTCAACTTCCTCTACGACGAGGAGGGCTGGTGGGACGTCTTTCCCGACACCCTGCTCGAGATGACCACCGACGAGGACGGGAACATCTATTCCGTGCCGGTCAACGTCCACCGCAGCAACGTGATGTGGACGAACCCCGAGGTGTTCGAGGAGGCCGGGGTCGAGGTCCCGACCGACTTCGACGAGTTCTTCTCTGCCGCCGAGGCGATCGAGGAGGCCGGCTACACCCCGCTGGCGCTCGGTGACAACGAGACGTGGACGCTTTTGCACACCTGGGAGACCGTCCTGCTCGCCACCGCGGGGCCCGACATGTACAACGACCTGTTCGCCGGCGACGCCGACTGGACGAGCGACGAGGTCGTCGAGTCCTTCGAGGTCCTCGGCGAGATGTTCGAGTACGTCAACGACGATCACGCGGCGCGCAACTGGCAGGAGGCGAGCCAGCTCCTCGCCGAGGGCGACGCCGCGATGAACATCATGGGGGACTGGGCCGGAGGCTACTTCTGGGTCGATCTGGAGCTGGAGCTCGAGGACGAGTTCGGTTGGGCCCCGACGCCGGGCACCGACGGGAACTTCATCACCGTCGTCGACACGTTCGGCCTCCCCGAGGACGCACCGAACGAGGAGGGCGTCGTCGACTGGCTGCGGATCCTCGGCTCCCAGGAGGGCCAGGACACGTTCAACCCGCTGAAGGGCTCGATCCCCGCGCGGCTCGACGCCGACGAGGGGGAGTACAACGCGTACGGGCAGGACACGATGGACGACTTCCAGTCCGATGAGCTCGTGCCCTCGGTCGCGCACAACAGCGCGGCGCCGCCGGATTTCACCGACGATGCGCTGGGCGTGCTCGAGGTCTTCATGTCGGAGCGCGACCCCGAGGTCGCGGTGCAGGACCTCGAGGCGGCCGCCGAGAGCTTCCTGCGCTAA
- a CDS encoding carbohydrate ABC transporter permease, with the protein MSTTARTRPGATSEATPAPARRVRVDRDRIVTLAMVAPSVLAIGVFVYGFIAWTGWVSVSNWTSFVRDLSFGGLDAYRWMLTDFRYLSGLRNVIVFTILFVGASLLMGLIIAIALDRSPRGHPVWRTIFLFPLAISFVVTGVVWQWLLNPSAGLNIPLANLGLEDLPLWYVSTTIVPGVTWGRIEMVVPLALVAVVIAAVWQLSGFAMAIYLAGLQGVSEDLREAARVDGASELQIYRRVVLPPLKPMTITIIIVLGHMALKTFDLIYTMTGPGTGYVTDVPAVYMYESTFRANQFARGAAISMSLLVLMLLLMGPAIRARRKVEEETAA; encoded by the coding sequence GTGAGTACCACGGCCCGTACCAGGCCCGGCGCCACGTCCGAGGCGACGCCAGCGCCGGCTCGCCGGGTGCGCGTCGATCGTGACCGGATCGTCACCCTGGCGATGGTGGCCCCCTCGGTGCTCGCGATCGGCGTGTTCGTCTACGGCTTCATCGCGTGGACGGGCTGGGTGTCGGTGAGCAACTGGACGAGCTTCGTCCGCGACCTGTCCTTCGGCGGTCTCGACGCCTACCGCTGGATGCTGACCGATTTCCGGTACCTGTCGGGGCTGCGCAACGTGATCGTGTTCACGATCCTGTTCGTCGGCGCGTCGCTGCTGATGGGCCTGATCATCGCGATCGCGCTCGACCGCAGCCCCCGCGGCCATCCGGTGTGGCGCACGATCTTCCTGTTCCCGCTCGCCATCTCGTTCGTGGTCACCGGCGTGGTGTGGCAGTGGTTGCTGAACCCCTCCGCCGGCTTGAACATCCCGCTCGCGAACCTCGGGCTCGAGGACCTTCCGCTCTGGTACGTCAGCACGACGATCGTGCCCGGCGTGACCTGGGGGCGGATCGAGATGGTGGTCCCGCTCGCGCTCGTGGCGGTGGTCATCGCCGCGGTCTGGCAGCTGTCCGGGTTCGCGATGGCGATCTACCTCGCCGGGCTGCAGGGCGTCAGTGAGGACCTGCGCGAGGCGGCCAGGGTCGATGGCGCGAGCGAGCTGCAGATCTATCGCCGGGTCGTCCTGCCGCCGCTCAAGCCCATGACGATCACGATCATCATCGTGCTCGGCCACATGGCCCTCAAGACCTTCGACCTGATCTACACGATGACCGGTCCCGGGACCGGCTACGTCACCGACGTCCCGGCGGTCTACATGTACGAGTCGACGTTCCGCGCGAACCAGTTCGCGCGCGGCGCGGCGATCTCCATGTCGCTCCTCGTGCTGATGCTGCTGCTCATGGGCCCGGCGATCCGGGCGCGCCGGAAGGTCGAGGAGGAGACGGCCGCATGA
- a CDS encoding carbohydrate ABC transporter permease, with translation MIARLALPRVALYALLGLFAVFVLVPVYLMVVTSLKSPAEAILSRMWHLPGDLSLDAWRSAFATLRPYLVNSFQLAVPATVLSAFLGSLNGFVFARWRFPGSEIVFNLVLFGLFIPYQIVLIPLVVTMQSIGLYNSIGGLVLVHVIYGIPITTLIFRNFYARIPQELLDAAKVDGAGVLSLYWRIAVPLSLPGFVVVGIWQFTQVWNEFLWAVTLTSAGQRPVMVALQNLSGAQIVEWNVQMAAALQAALPTLIVYVLLGRYFVRGLLAGALKE, from the coding sequence ATGATCGCTCGGCTCGCGCTCCCGCGGGTGGCGCTGTACGCGCTGCTCGGCCTGTTCGCGGTGTTCGTGCTCGTGCCCGTCTACCTGATGGTGGTCACGAGCCTGAAGTCGCCCGCCGAGGCGATCCTCAGCCGCATGTGGCACCTGCCGGGCGATCTCAGCCTCGACGCCTGGCGGAGCGCGTTCGCCACGCTCCGCCCCTACCTCGTCAACAGCTTCCAGCTCGCGGTCCCCGCCACGGTCCTCTCGGCCTTCCTGGGCTCGCTCAACGGCTTCGTGTTCGCTCGTTGGCGCTTCCCCGGCTCCGAGATCGTGTTCAACCTCGTCCTCTTCGGGCTGTTCATCCCCTACCAGATCGTGCTCATCCCGCTGGTCGTGACCATGCAGTCGATCGGGCTCTACAACTCCATCGGAGGGCTGGTGCTCGTCCACGTGATCTACGGGATCCCGATCACCACGCTCATCTTCCGCAACTTCTACGCCCGGATCCCGCAGGAGCTGCTGGACGCGGCCAAGGTCGACGGCGCCGGGGTCCTCTCGCTGTACTGGCGGATCGCCGTGCCGCTCTCGCTGCCGGGGTTCGTGGTGGTCGGCATCTGGCAGTTCACCCAGGTGTGGAACGAGTTCCTCTGGGCGGTGACGCTGACGAGCGCGGGACAGCGGCCGGTGATGGTGGCGCTGCAGAACCTGTCGGGGGCGCAGATCGTCGAGTGGAACGTCCAGATGGCCGCCGCCCTGCAGGCCGCGTTGCCAACCCTGATCGTCTACGTCCTCCTCGGGCGGTACTTCGTGCGGGGGCTGCTGGCGGGAGCCCTGAAGGAATGA
- a CDS encoding UDP-glucose--hexose-1-phosphate uridylyltransferase, with the protein MIDPSLPHRRYNPLTDDWVVVSAGRTDRPWQGAQERPPVEERPSYDPDCYLCPGNVRATGARNPDYDRTFVFTNDFAALSPDVAEEETAPHPLLRAHTMPGTCRVLCFDPRHDLRLARMSPPAIRRVVDLWAEQVAELGRDWPWVQLFENHGEAMGASNLHPHGQVWASRVVPREATQEDRCQRAYRDAHGRPLLVDYADVEAAHGHRVVVATDRWLVLLPFWALWPFETLVVPRRHVTRLPDLDDVERDDLAVALSGLLSRYDDLFDHPFPYSMGWHGAPETEGDHAHWQLHAHFYPPLLRSAVVRKHMVGYEMLANPQRDLTPEDAARHLRSLPAERSGEPVGGPEP; encoded by the coding sequence ATGATCGACCCGTCGCTCCCACACCGGCGCTACAACCCCCTCACCGACGACTGGGTCGTCGTCTCGGCGGGGCGCACCGACCGGCCGTGGCAGGGTGCGCAGGAACGCCCCCCGGTCGAGGAGCGTCCCTCCTACGATCCCGACTGCTACCTCTGCCCCGGCAACGTGCGGGCGACGGGGGCGCGCAACCCCGACTACGACCGCACCTTCGTGTTCACCAACGATTTCGCGGCGCTCTCGCCCGACGTCGCCGAGGAGGAGACGGCGCCCCACCCGTTGCTGCGTGCCCACACGATGCCTGGAACCTGTCGGGTGCTCTGCTTCGACCCCCGCCACGACCTGCGCCTGGCGCGCATGTCCCCGCCGGCGATCCGGCGGGTCGTGGATCTGTGGGCAGAGCAGGTGGCCGAGCTCGGGCGCGACTGGCCCTGGGTCCAGCTGTTCGAGAACCACGGTGAGGCGATGGGGGCGTCGAACCTGCACCCGCACGGCCAGGTGTGGGCGAGTCGGGTGGTCCCGCGCGAGGCCACCCAAGAGGACCGGTGCCAGCGTGCATATAGGGACGCGCACGGCCGGCCCCTGCTCGTCGACTACGCGGACGTCGAGGCCGCTCACGGGCACCGGGTGGTGGTCGCCACCGACCGGTGGCTCGTGCTGCTGCCCTTCTGGGCGCTGTGGCCGTTCGAGACGCTCGTGGTGCCGCGGCGCCACGTGACGCGCCTCCCGGATCTGGACGACGTCGAACGCGACGACCTCGCGGTCGCGTTGTCCGGGCTGCTCTCGCGCTACGACGACCTGTTCGACCATCCGTTCCCGTACTCCATGGGCTGGCACGGCGCTCCGGAGACCGAGGGCGATCACGCGCACTGGCAGCTGCACGCCCACTTCTACCCGCCCCTGTTGCGCTCGGCGGTAGTGCGCAAGCACATGGTCGGCTACGAGATGCTCGCGAACCCGCAGCGGGATCTGACCCCCGAGGACGCCGCTCGCCACCTGCGGTCCCTGCCCGCCGAGCGCTCCGGTGAGCCCGTCGGGGGCCCCGAGCCGTGA
- the galK gene encoding galactokinase produces MSGHPAIDRAARAARDRWGAAPTLVARAPGRVNLIGDHTDYNDGFVLPLAIDRDTAVAVRPRGDGRVVLHSEATAAPATFEVAEVGERLTGWAAYPQGVVHELRYRGVAVGGFEATIASDVPLGSGLSSSASLEVAVAVAVSGLAGATLPPEVVARVAQRAETRWAGVPCGIMDQLAVAASRDGAALRIDCRDLSLRAVPVPPDVAVLVLDTGTRRELAGSHYQRRREECAEAASALGVATLRHLDPEADGRLPESVAAIDRPLAARVRHVLTENARVLETATALAAGDVEGAGTLMDASHVSLRDDYEVSTPELDTVVEHARAQPGCHGARLTGAGFGGCAVALADADRACDVAEAVGSAYRAATGRDAASYRCRPAEGAALL; encoded by the coding sequence GTGAGCGGTCACCCGGCGATAGACCGGGCCGCGCGGGCGGCGCGCGACCGGTGGGGGGCAGCCCCGACGCTGGTCGCACGGGCGCCCGGGCGCGTGAACCTGATCGGCGACCACACCGACTACAACGATGGGTTCGTGCTGCCGCTGGCCATCGATCGGGACACCGCCGTCGCCGTGCGACCGCGTGGTGACGGCCGAGTGGTGCTCCACAGCGAGGCGACCGCCGCCCCCGCGACGTTCGAGGTCGCCGAGGTGGGGGAGCGGCTCACGGGATGGGCCGCCTATCCCCAGGGCGTGGTGCACGAGCTCCGTTACCGGGGCGTCGCGGTCGGTGGCTTCGAGGCGACCATTGCCAGCGACGTGCCGCTGGGGTCCGGGTTGTCGTCGTCGGCCTCCCTCGAGGTCGCGGTCGCTGTCGCGGTGTCCGGTCTCGCGGGAGCGACGCTGCCACCGGAGGTGGTGGCTCGCGTGGCCCAGCGGGCCGAGACGCGGTGGGCCGGGGTGCCGTGCGGGATCATGGACCAGCTCGCCGTGGCGGCGAGCCGGGACGGGGCCGCGCTGCGCATCGATTGTCGGGACCTGTCCCTGCGGGCCGTTCCCGTCCCTCCCGACGTGGCGGTGCTAGTGCTCGACACGGGCACTCGGCGGGAGTTGGCCGGCTCGCACTACCAGAGGCGCCGCGAGGAGTGCGCCGAAGCGGCCTCGGCGCTGGGTGTCGCCACCCTGCGTCATCTCGATCCCGAGGCCGATGGCCGGTTGCCGGAGTCGGTGGCCGCGATCGATCGGCCGCTGGCTGCCCGTGTGCGCCACGTGTTGACCGAGAACGCCCGGGTTCTCGAGACCGCCACCGCGCTCGCCGCGGGCGACGTGGAGGGCGCGGGGACCCTGATGGACGCGAGCCACGTCAGTCTTCGCGACGACTACGAGGTGTCCACACCCGAGCTCGACACGGTCGTCGAGCACGCCCGCGCGCAGCCCGGCTGCCACGGCGCGAGGCTCACGGGCGCCGGCTTCGGGGGATGCGCGGTCGCCCTCGCCGACGCCGACCGCGCGTGCGACGTCGCCGAGGCCGTGGGCAGCGCCTACCGCGCGGCGACCGGACGTGACGCCGCGAGCTACCGCTGCCGACCCGCCGAGGGCGCTGCGCTCTTGTGA
- the argC gene encoding N-acetyl-gamma-glutamyl-phosphate reductase, translating into MRVGIVGASGYGGAELVRLVAAHPALDLHVAAGSGSAGERLDTAAPQLAGLPGADRALAPAEPDALAGCDLVFMATPHAVSAELGPVLANGGATVVDLSGAFRLEASEFARWYGLDHPAPARTPAPYGLPELFRTDLKGAPLVAGPGCYPTAALLALAPLTGLVDPGSVVITGMSGTSGAGKGLRADLHASHAMGNVAAYGAPGHRHTPEIERWWAAYARQRGVADAAGLAEPVPLSFTPHLVPMPRGQLCTVSATLAEGADAAAVTDAVGAFAAAEPFVVARQAWPATTHVAGGNGAHVHAAVDSRTGRVTAACALDNLLKGAAGQALQAANVALGLDEGAGLSPAGVHP; encoded by the coding sequence ATGCGGGTCGGGATCGTAGGGGCCAGCGGCTACGGTGGCGCTGAGCTCGTCCGCCTCGTCGCCGCTCACCCGGCGCTCGACCTGCACGTCGCCGCCGGGAGCGGGAGCGCCGGCGAACGGCTCGACACGGCCGCCCCGCAGCTGGCCGGGTTGCCCGGCGCCGACCGCGCCCTCGCGCCGGCCGAGCCGGACGCCCTCGCCGGGTGCGACCTCGTCTTCATGGCGACCCCGCACGCGGTGAGCGCGGAGCTCGGCCCGGTGCTGGCCAACGGCGGGGCGACGGTCGTCGACCTGTCGGGCGCCTTCCGCCTGGAGGCGTCCGAGTTCGCCCGGTGGTACGGCCTCGACCACCCGGCGCCCGCGCGCACCCCGGCGCCGTACGGGCTGCCGGAGCTGTTCCGTACCGACCTCAAGGGAGCGCCGCTCGTCGCCGGCCCCGGGTGCTACCCGACCGCGGCGCTCCTCGCGCTCGCGCCCCTCACCGGCCTCGTCGACCCGGGCTCGGTCGTCATCACCGGCATGAGCGGGACCAGCGGAGCCGGCAAGGGCCTGCGCGCCGACCTGCACGCGAGCCACGCCATGGGCAACGTCGCGGCGTACGGCGCCCCCGGCCATCGCCACACGCCGGAGATCGAGCGCTGGTGGGCGGCCTACGCCCGGCAGCGGGGGGTCGCCGACGCCGCCGGCCTCGCCGAGCCCGTGCCACTGTCGTTCACCCCCCATCTCGTACCGATGCCGCGGGGCCAGCTCTGCACGGTCAGCGCGACCCTCGCCGAGGGCGCCGACGCGGCGGCGGTCACCGACGCCGTCGGGGCCTTCGCGGCCGCCGAGCCCTTCGTCGTGGCACGGCAGGCGTGGCCCGCCACCACCCACGTCGCCGGTGGCAACGGCGCGCACGTGCACGCGGCCGTCGACTCGCGAACGGGCCGGGTCACGGCGGCCTGTGCCCTCGACAACCTCCTCAAGGGCGCTGCCGGCCAGGCCCTGCAGGCGGCCAACGTGGCGCTCGGGCTCGACGAGGGCGCCGGCCTCTCCCCGGCCGGGGTGCACCCGTGA
- the argJ gene encoding bifunctional glutamate N-acetyltransferase/amino-acid acetyltransferase ArgJ: MSPGGKSAAASNPGWHAHAGPRGALEPLGGGVTAVPGVRAAGRAVGLRASGKPDLALVDCGEPVPVGLVQTRNQVAAAPVRVSAAHAADGRARAVLLNSGSANACTGEAGESLARASADWTADALEANAADVLVCSTGVIGVPIREDVLCAGVPTVAAALATDGGTDAAGAILTTDTVAKEAAVSVTDDEGRTGIVGGMGKGVGMLAPGLATMLAVVTTDVPLDAEAAQRVLDRAVARTFNRITVDGCMSTNDAVVLLARGGATDPPPEAVVADAVEHVCGDLAEQMVRDGEGVGHVVHLTVTGARTEEEAADVGRAVADSVLFRTAIAGGDPNWGRVVAAVGAGPVAIEPDRLSVRFGDVTVCEHGAAAAFDRAAAEAALSGADVTVEVGLGLGEARATLLTSDLTHEYVTINADYTT, from the coding sequence GTGAGCCCCGGGGGCAAGTCCGCAGCGGCATCGAATCCCGGCTGGCACGCCCACGCGGGTCCGCGCGGCGCGCTCGAGCCGCTCGGCGGAGGGGTCACCGCCGTGCCGGGGGTACGGGCCGCGGGGCGCGCGGTGGGGCTGCGCGCCTCCGGCAAGCCCGACCTCGCGCTCGTCGACTGCGGGGAGCCCGTGCCCGTCGGCCTCGTGCAGACCCGCAACCAGGTCGCGGCCGCGCCCGTGCGCGTGTCCGCCGCGCACGCCGCCGACGGACGCGCCCGCGCGGTGCTCCTGAACTCCGGCAGCGCGAACGCGTGCACCGGCGAGGCCGGTGAGTCCCTCGCACGCGCCTCCGCCGACTGGACCGCCGACGCCCTCGAGGCGAACGCGGCCGACGTGCTGGTCTGCTCGACCGGCGTCATCGGCGTGCCGATCCGCGAGGACGTCCTGTGCGCGGGCGTGCCCACGGTCGCGGCCGCCCTCGCCACCGACGGCGGAACGGACGCGGCGGGTGCCATCCTGACGACCGACACGGTGGCCAAGGAGGCGGCCGTCTCGGTGACCGACGACGAGGGCCGGACCGGCATCGTGGGCGGGATGGGCAAAGGCGTGGGCATGCTGGCGCCGGGTCTCGCGACGATGCTGGCGGTGGTCACGACCGACGTGCCGCTCGATGCCGAGGCCGCCCAGCGCGTGCTGGACCGTGCCGTGGCCCGGACGTTCAACCGCATCACCGTGGATGGCTGCATGTCGACCAACGACGCGGTCGTGCTCCTCGCCCGCGGCGGGGCCACCGATCCGCCGCCGGAGGCGGTCGTGGCCGACGCGGTCGAGCACGTGTGTGGCGACCTCGCCGAGCAGATGGTGCGGGACGGCGAGGGGGTGGGACACGTCGTGCACCTCACGGTGACCGGGGCGCGCACCGAGGAGGAGGCCGCCGACGTCGGGCGCGCCGTCGCCGACAGCGTCCTGTTTCGCACCGCGATCGCCGGGGGCGACCCGAACTGGGGCCGCGTGGTCGCCGCGGTCGGCGCCGGTCCCGTCGCCATCGAGCCGGATCGCCTCAGCGTGCGGTTCGGCGACGTGACCGTCTGCGAGCACGGGGCGGCCGCCGCCTTCGACCGCGCTGCCGCCGAGGCTGCCCTGAGCGGGGCGGACGTGACCGTGGAGGTCGGCCTGGGGCTCGGCGAGGCGCGCGCCACCTTGCTCACGAGCGATCTCACGCACGAGTACGTGACCATCAACGCCGACTACACGACGTGA
- the argB gene encoding acetylglutamate kinase, producing MLPPSLTDRTKLAQEKARVLREALPWITRWRGRTVVVKWGGNVATDGGPDEATAAFAADIALMRSVGVDVVVVHGGGPQISELGGKLGLEPTFVDGQRVTDEATLDVVQLVLLGQVNPWLVGLVSAAGAPASGVSGTDAGLVTARPADARLGRVGDVASVDPTLLRSLLADGAVPVVATLGRAADGAVYNINADRVAGAIATALDADKLIYLTNVSGLYEHFGTEHSTLLSVVSADRLRRMLADGTLEAGMVPKIGGVVDALDGGVPQAHLLDGRIEHALLLEVFTDEGIGTMVTPRGEEPSP from the coding sequence ATGCTGCCGCCGAGCCTGACCGACCGCACCAAGCTCGCCCAGGAGAAGGCGCGGGTCCTGCGCGAGGCGCTGCCCTGGATCACCCGCTGGCGCGGGCGGACCGTCGTCGTGAAGTGGGGCGGCAACGTCGCGACCGACGGCGGCCCGGACGAGGCCACCGCCGCGTTCGCGGCGGACATCGCCCTCATGCGCTCGGTCGGCGTCGACGTCGTCGTCGTGCACGGCGGCGGCCCCCAGATCTCGGAGCTCGGCGGCAAGCTCGGGCTCGAGCCCACGTTCGTCGACGGGCAGCGCGTGACCGACGAGGCCACCCTCGACGTGGTGCAGCTCGTCCTGCTCGGGCAGGTCAACCCGTGGCTCGTCGGGCTCGTCAGCGCCGCCGGCGCCCCCGCGAGCGGCGTGTCGGGCACCGACGCCGGGCTCGTCACGGCGCGACCGGCCGACGCCCGGCTCGGTCGCGTCGGCGACGTCGCGTCGGTCGACCCGACGTTGTTGCGCTCGCTCCTGGCCGACGGCGCCGTCCCGGTGGTCGCGACCCTCGGCCGTGCCGCCGACGGGGCCGTCTACAACATCAACGCCGATCGGGTCGCGGGAGCGATCGCGACCGCGCTCGACGCCGACAAGCTCATCTACCTCACCAACGTGTCCGGCCTGTACGAGCACTTCGGCACCGAGCACTCGACGCTGCTGTCGGTGGTGAGTGCCGACCGGCTGCGGCGGATGCTGGCCGACGGGACCCTGGAGGCCGGGATGGTCCCCAAGATCGGCGGGGTCGTCGATGCCCTCGACGGCGGTGTCCCGCAAGCGCACCTGCTCGACGGGCGGATCGAGCACGCGCTCCTGCTCGAGGTCTTCACCGACGAGGGCATCGGGACGATGGTGACCCCCCGCGGGGAGGAGCCGTCGCCGTGA